The window TAATCCATGAGTTGAGAGTTGTGAGATCAGTCCTATTATCATGTCCCTTATTTCACCTGTCATTTCCGGTCTGAAACAAATTCCATATAACAATATAACGGGCCTAAACCTGCCGCCTCCATCCTACACCGACGTGGAGCCGCCCAAGGCTGGGCCCATATCAAATCTGCGgtcaggccgtgtttggtttactTTACTTTTCGTGAAAAAATTTTCGAAGAAATCTTGCATGCATAGCGCATTAAACAAGGTTTATTTGTACAGATGAGTGTAAATTTGCAAGCCgaatctaattagtccatgattataTACAATAATGCTATAGTAATCATGCTCTAATTGTCCTCTAATTgtacggtcaaatgcctcattagctaTAGTATCATGGTTGTGGAGATAGTTTTGTAAtttgactttatttagtatatgtaattagtggtcaaaactgCGAAAAGTTTTTGCTAAATTTTTTTCACGCCAAACCAAACGCGGCCTCAATTTGTGCGTCGGGGCTCGATCCCGTGGACcggtggaccgtccgcggtcgGTCAGTGTCGGCGCGACTGTACGTCGTCTTTCCCGTGCGGTGCCGCTCTCGGCTCGGCCTGGCCGTTTCCTTCCACCCTCTTCCTCCCCGCCTCGTGTGACCGGCGGCGGTAGGTGGCGACTGGCGCGGTCGCGGGGTGTGTGTCACCTCACACGTCTCGCCTCCGCGAAAAAAGTGATCGGTCGCCGATGTACCTGTAGCGAAAATAAGGCtacgtttagttccaaaaaaaaattgcgcagtacccgtcacatcgaattttcggatATATACATGGATCATTAAATGcagtaaaaaaaataactaattatatagtctaactgattcctacgagatgaatttaattatgctaattaattcatgattagatattaattgttaagtaacaacgaaatgtgctacagtagccaaatctaagttttttcaccaactaaacacaccctaagaaAAGAAACAGCTTTTTGCCAGCTTTCGAGCCGGCGGAAAGGCAACGTTCCACCCTGATGAGCCCATGATCAGATCTTTGCTAATAAAACAGACAACTTTCTGGCTCCCTAGGTGCCGCTGGCCAAGAAAAGAAGCTTCCGCTGCAACGGCAGAGGACAGGAGGAATGATGAATGATGCCTTGTCTCAGCCTTTCAGCAACGAATTGAGAGCTAGGCCGGGCTATATAGGAGTAACAGTAATGCTGGAATTAAGACGTCCGCACAGAAAAAATCAGATGCTCTGACTCATTGCAAGAGTTACGCACTGTTTTTGTAATTATTACTTTTATATGTTGCGTAATGGATGTTGTATGGAACATGATGTCAATGTTATGATGGGAATTTTCCATTTGCGAATTGAATATCAGAAtcatttgtattcatattttttatGTTGCGCGTGTTGATTTCTAATATTGTTATTGTTATTTATCAACGTTATGATGGATCGtctgataaaaaaaatttaatcgGATGTTCGAACGCTAGTAGTCCCATACGAATAATCCACACAGATCTCACACcacctgctgctggaggagtgcGCCTACACGAATCAAGCTCATGCAGTCGTAGTGCATGCTTTTCTCATTAATTTTCCTGGTAATAAAGCTGAAGCTGATTGCACATCTCACGTACCTTTCTTTTTTCTAAACAGCGCCTTTCCATACTCTTAGCTGACTTTTTCCATAGtgaaatttcttttttttttaaaaaaaaagaggaccCCGGCCGGTCtacctaagagcaactccaacagattgatcttcTCCTTTCCCCTTTCTCACTATATAGGGAAATCcctttttttaatttcaacatatATGGAAGAAGTGCTCTAGCAGATTGATTTTCCCCCTTTCTATATGGAAAGGGAGATGTGATGTCTCCCCTTTCTATTGGGGATTGGAGAGAAATTATTGgggattgagaaaaaaataaaggggaaagggagatgaaaaatcaatctgttggagtagAATTTTTCAACATCAATCTCTTATATTGAGAAAAAATGGAAAGGGGAAAGGAGGAGATCAATCCGTTGGAGTTACTGTAAGTAGTAATCGGCTcgattagagcaactccaacagattgatttttccatttcctttttctcaACATATAAGGAAATCCCCTTTCTCAATTTCAACATATAAGGAAGAAgtgctccagcagattgattttcccCCTTTCTATATGGAAAGGGAGATGTGATGTCTCCCCTTTTTATTGGGGATTGGAGAGAAATTATTGgagattgagaaaaaataaaggggAAAGAGAGATGGAAAATCAATCTGTTAGAGTATGTTTTTTCAACATCAATCCCTTATATTGAGAAAAAGTGGAAAGCGAAAAGGGAAAGATCAATCTTTTGAAGTTGCTCTTACTGATCTCGCACCCCAGCGGCAGGAGTCGCCTTGTGTTGGTGTAACACTATTACGTAGTACTCGTATCTCTCCACAAAATCGAGTCCAAGCAGTCGTAGTGCTTGCTTTTCTCATTAAATTTCCTGGTAAAGCCGTACCTGGACTGCACGTCGGTCGCCCGTAGTACTAGCTAGTGTATTGTCCTTGTCCAGTTGGTGCCCATGGTGGAATTAAAGACGCCGTTTTCTAGCGTCCAGAATAGGTGCTTTTTTTCCAAAGTGAAAAATGAAATGAACGCCTTTCTTTTTATTATTGAAAGGCAGCAGCTATGCTTTTCAGAGTGATAATTGTTCTGATGcagcattttttttcaaaatcattCTGGGCCTTGTTTAATTGCAGGGTGTAAAGTTTTTTAAAGGAatatttctatatttgaagtactaaatatagactaatcataaaattaattatagaactcgtctgtaaatcgcgagacgaatctaatgagtctaattaatacatcattagagATCGTTTATTGTAGCTTTACTGTAGCAGTTTAGcgtctaattacagcctaattaggttcattagattcgtctcgcaatttacaggcaaactgtgcaatgcattttttatttcgtctagatttaaatctccatgcaggtgtcggaaaaaaaaaattggaattttgaattatgcAACAAGGACCTTGTAGGCAGTTGTTGGAGACGGGGAGCAAAAGAGCAAGCACCTCCAACGCCATTTATGATGCCGTCTGTATAACGTaatttttgcaaaaagaccCTCCCGAGCCCAAACAGACGGCGGTGCCGTCGCCTGACGACCTGGGCTCGTGCTCCAACGCGAGCAGACGACTTCGGCGCGGCATTGGACGACTGCTCGGCGATGGCTTCGATCCGATGCTCCGGCCTGCGGTTTCCCAACCGCACGCGCGAAACAGTCGGTGACGGGAAGGCTGCGACGATGGTGCGGAGCGGCAAGCCGTTCGCGTACCTGCATGGCTGCATCACCTCCCGCCCCGGCCACCTGCTTGGCGCCGAGCCCGCCGGCCGCTGCACAGCCCTCtcgcaccggcgccggcggaggctgAGTCGCTCCGCTTGCCGACGGCCAGCGCTCGGCCGTCGCGCCACACTCGTCGATCTCGTCGTCGCGGAGGCCATTGCTACAAGCCTGTGCTCGGCCCTCGCGCCGGCGCCCACGCCGAGACGCCCGCGGTGCTGCTTGCGCCGGCAGCCGCGCTTGCCATCCGCGCCGGCTGCACGAGCCATGGCGCCTGGTGCGAGGATGCGTGCTGCCGTGTTGCGCCTGTGAGATGGGTGGAGGAGGTCGAGGAGCGAACAGGAATTCCATTTACATATAATAATATAGATATACTCCACCCATCTCACAGGAGTATTATATTTGTGCTTTTTATAAGATTGGTGTGATGTATTTAGATTCACAAAACATTATGTTACTATATGCAATATTAATATAGTTGTTATTTTACAAAGAGTAAACAATATTGAGAGTTCTGAATGCTTGAATTATTCATAAAGCATTAGCAACACAATGGTACATAGAGATGGTATTCACAATTTATCATAGGCTGCATGTAAAACATTAAACATTCAAATAGACAGCAGCATCTGTCTATGGATTGTATGAGTCGTTTATTTAGCTATCTGTGTCATAAATTCCCAAAACTTACCCACAACAACTATCTGTGGGTTGGAGATgccttaagaaaaaaaaaaagaaacccgTTAATCTGAAGACCCGCTAATatgggccctgtttggatagAGGGGTAAATGGAGTAAAAGGGATAAAAGAATGTACTTTTTACCTTCAACCTCTAAACATGAGGGTAAAAGGAGTTGAGGTAAATGTTTTACCCCCTAAATTTCCTTTATCTCTCTTTAGGTGTCAAATAGAGGTAAAACTTGCCTAGATTCCATGTTTGTTTTACCGATCCCTTTGTGTGCGGCGTAAGGAGAGAAGCCTGGGAAATGACAAAGCTTTGCGTGGCCATCAAGTTAAATGCCCTCCTCTTCTCGGCTCTACAGGTCAGGTTGCTTGGCATCACTGCAAAGATGGACGTGGCTGGACGGAGTCCAAATTGTTCTCGTCTCGTCTCGTCTCGTCTCGTCTCGTACATGGAGGAGCAGAAGAATGTGTGTAGACGAGGATAAACTCTGAGGTGCACCATCCTGCTGCTTGCTACAATGCTACCTGAAGTCCTGAACTGCTGATTTCAGATGCGTAGCGTTGGCCAGGGCGGCGCGCTCGCTCGCTCTGTTGCCACGCCCGTGCGCGACTGCGCCAACGTGGCGGCTACCGGCCAAGCCAGCGGTAGTCAGCTGATGCAGAACTGCAGATCCGCCATTACTGTCACGGTCGAGCAGACGAGGCGGAAACGCAACACGCATTGGAGCAGCTCTACTGAACCGGGGCACGCACCAGAAATCAATATGGATCACGCGCCTGCTCATGTGACAAATCCAAGGAGATCACCGGCCGTCGTCGTGTCGTATCCAAACGATTGAAAATAGAAGCGATGAAAATAGCTAGATTCTCTAGAGCGCCCCAAGTAGGTCTGAAACTGAACACTGGGTTTCCAAGCGATTGAGCATAGAGCTGACGAGGTGACATCTGCTAGCTCTCCAGTGCGTACGAGAGGCACAGAGTAATTGGGGATCGGATTCCGTCGGAATTCAGATCGATTTGAGCATCCCCGCAGCGCACGCACCCACCCACCCAAAATCGCGTACCGCGCGGAACATCACGGATTCGACATTCAAAAATCAATACCATGGATCATACATGGAAACAAAGAAGATGAAATCGAGAGACATGATGACGAGCGGCCAGACGGATCGGGATGAACACCAAAAGAAAAGGGCAGTAACTATTAGCTAGATTTGTTTGAATAGCTCCTCGATTGGATGGATTGAAGGGCAAGCACGCAGCAAGGTGGACGGGTCCGCCTACAGAATCGAATTACAGACGACGATGTCTTGCATATAGATAGCAGTAGCATACACGCACTTCACTCGTGCCTTGTCCCGATCTGGATCCCGCGTCCAGATCGACGAGGCAGGCAGGCCTGGAGCAGACTACTAGCCGGCGTAGATGTGGACGTGGAGCGCGAGCGTGAGGATGGTGAAGGCGGCGAAGAAGATGAGGGTGTGGACGAAGATGGCCTTGCCGTTGGTGTGGAAGCCGCCGAAGTCGACGTGGCGGTGGGTGCCCGGGAGCTCGCACAGCAGGCCCGGGGACAGCAGCACGAACAGCACCACGCCCACCACCACAGGGCCCCAGTCCGCCATCGATCTAGCTTGCTTGCTGGGAGGCCGGGAGCCTGGGAGTCTGTTTGCCTTGGTGGGGTCGTGGGGAGACGGACGGAGAGTGGGAGTGTGTGGTTTATGGGTTGTGGAACTCGGGAGGTAGAAGAAGAAACGGGGGGAAATAAAAAGTGGCCGCGTGGGAATGGGAACAAGCGTCACGCGCACGTCTGCGGTGTTGGCCCGATTCGATGCCCCCCGCGGCGTGCGAGAAATCTctctcgccgcccgccgcgcccacgGACGGACGGTGCAGCCAGCCGGCATGGGATGAGCATGTGCCGAGAATGAGACAGACGGGCAGGAGGACAAGGACAACGCTCGCCGCCCTGGCCCACCTGTCTGCCTCTGACGTACTTCCATGATCcataccaccaccagcagcgaaGCCAGCAAGAGACTCGTTTCCTGCGCCTACCGTTGCAGGCTGCGGGGTCACGTGCACGCTGGAGGCCGGGCTGGAGCCGTTGAACGAAGCAGACTGCAGAGCACAACACCCGCCAGTTGCCTGCCCTGCTCTGCAGCCAGGTACAGAGACGGTATCACCGTGTTTGGTTACAGGTGTGTGATTTTTTACACAAATGTATGCATGGattattaaatgaagtctattggagaaaaaaaaagagaaacagaAGTCTGCCTGGATTATTTTTCTGCCAGCACGATGTGCTCCAACGATCATACACGGTCACCCGAACCCAAACCCTCGAATCCTGACGGACCCTAGCCATTACGGTGCCTCGTCCGAGCATCGCCGCCGGAGCAAGGGACAGAAGACTCGCACCAGCTCGTGAGGATCGTCGTTGCGACAGCACATAGCAGCGATGCCATTGCTTGTACCAAGTAATTTCGTGCGGCTGTATAGCATACGATACGGTTACATCACCCGCGGGGTAGAACACACAAGGGGCAAAGCTTACCAGTTACCAAGATGATGAGCGACCGAAGATGCACAGAAGGGGAAAAGACAGAGCAAGGTCATGAAACATTGAACAAGATAAGAGGAGTAGTTCGTCCAAGCTACCATGGTCATTACTCATCAGACCGGGAATGGTAATCCGTTCTGATCTTTTCCAGCTTGTTCACCACCTCATTCATCGGAATCCTTCTGTCAGGTCTGGAGCACAGCAAGCCCAACTCCACTATTGACACCACGCAGCAGGGATTCCATCATGTATTCATGTCAACAAAACCATCTGCTTTCTCCTCGTACAGCAGTAGTGGTGGAGCCAGCCCCAGAACCTAGGAGaagctccttcctcttcctccctcttcttcttcttcctccttcctcctttcccctctctcctcctccttcctatTTGCTTCCAATGGAGTTCTTTGGGGTAGGGGGGCTCCCCCTACCCCCacgctggcttcgcccctgtgCAGCATGTCAAGGTCAATAACTTCAGCCATCCGAGCTGGAAATGCATCCAGGACCCACGAGAGCAGATTTTTAGTTGTGGTCATCGAGTCCACCGAGAATCTCCATGGTACAGATGATGTTGTGATTCGTGATGCGAGGAGGTAGCAGGTGTCTGAACGTATTTTGGTGCAGTGCATCTCATTTTTGATGTACCATTGCTGAATACCAGATAGTTCATGTGGAGAGGCAGGACGTACGGGGCAGCTAGATGGATCGAGAAAAAAGAATCTCTAGCTGCTCTTCGAGCTCAAGTGGTCCTCAAGATATACTCTAGTTACTATGCACCCTGGAGGGGGAGCCTTGTGAGCGCTTCGCTACCGAGCGGGTGACACGTGCACGGGAGGGGGTGGACCGACGCGGCCCATGGATTCCCAGGCCCCGCCTGCGCTGCGCACCGCTTTCGCTGCCTGTGGGGCCCACTGGGATCCGTTTGCCTCTCCTCCGCGGCCCGCTGCGGattcttcccttcccttcccgttTCCCGGAGGCGGTGTAGGGTTTGGGGAGCGGAGAATCTCGCCCTCCTCGGAGGGGGCCGCCCGTGAGGGAAGCCatcggcggcgcgccgggcggCGGGATTGGACGACGCGCCCCTTCTTCCGACGTGCTCCCGCCTGCATTGCCTCTGCTTCCTTCTGTGCTAAGGTGAGTTCCAGATCTGCGCGTCTCGGCTGTTCTTGCTTTCCTCCGTGACTAATGCCTCTCTTCTGCACCTTCATGTCCTTGCCGATTAACATACCCCGCCGATTGTTCCCCTGGTTGGCCGCCATTAGGTGCTTCCTTGGGGTCTCGGAGGCGGTGTCCTGCAGTGCGTTGCCCGCGGATCCCTGCTTGCCTCTGCTGCCTGAGCCGGTTTCGTCTTAGTTTGAATCAGGTTCGTGCCTCTTCTTTGCCTCCTCTGTTCTTCGTTTCTGCGCCTGCGTGGAGATGTCGTTCTTTTCCTCTTTGCTTGGTACCTTTTGGGTGTCTCTGACCGTTCCCCTGGTTGGCCCGCCACTAGGTGCTTTCTTGGGGTCTTGGAGGCGGTGTCCTGTTGTGCGTTGCCCGCGGATCCTTGCTTGCCTCTGCTGCCTGAGCCGGTTTCGTCTTAGTCTGAATCAGGTTCGTGGCTCTTCTTTGCCTCCTGTGTTCTTCGTTTCTGCGCCTGCATGGAGATGCCGTTCTTTTCCTCTTTGCTTGGTACCTTTTGGGTGTCTCTGACCGTGTGCCAGTTCTTGTGTGGGTGTTGCTTCATGTTAATTTATTGATCTCTATTAATGTTCTGATTGATATTTGTAGGCTGCCTGCCTATGAGCCGCGTTGGAATTCTTGCTCTCCTGCTGCCGTTCTTTAGGTGCGTTCTCTACGGTACTCTCAGTTCCCTTTTGTGTGTTGTACAGATAGTTCTTGCTGGATTGTTGGCGATGCCTTTGCCTGCGCATAGCGTTCTTAAAATGTGATATTGTTTGTGCTTCGTACCTCTCTATGTGTTGTTTGGTTTGCTGCTAAAAAAATGAGCCTGTGTAGTCTCTCCTACCGCATATAGTGCATTAGCACAGGTGTACCTGTTAGATCAGCCTACCAGTTGCTGACTTCTATGCTGCTTATGAACTTCCACACTGAACCTTAGCAATGAAAGGTGCCCTTTATGCTATTTGCGTGTTTTCCAATTCGTGACAACCTACTATTCAATATGATGTTAAATACTTGTGCATCGACTTAAATGGAATTGCGAGTCATATAACGCTATAACATCAGACCATGGATCAGCTGGTAAAATAGAATTGTAACCTTTATACCCATCCCACTCACCACAGACAACAAATAAAACATACAGTGCTACTTCATATAACCAGAAAGAGAGATACATTACACATGTTTTTATACGACATTACAGAGACAAGCAGGCTTGCCTATCCATTTCCAAATATACAGGCCATTGCTCCACCTCACACTCTAACAAACACATGTAAACAAAATCTAAACGGCCCTGCCCACAGGTTCCATCTCAGTTCTCATCCATGAAATCCCTTGACAGCTTTTCCAGCGCAGCGGTGCCATCCCAAACGTTCTCTTCAGCCCAGACGGCAACTCCATGAGCAAGTACAGCAATAGAATTCCTAGGAGAACCGCTCACAGCATCAATGGTGATCTCTTCCAGTGTCTTCTGAAGCGTCTCGAGATCATCAAGTAACTGAACCCATCCAGACCTAAGGATGTGATTGATCCTATGCAAATCTTCCATCTCCTTGCGCACAATTTCTAGAGAATTGAAATTAAAATCCTTCACCACGACACCAAAATCCCGTTCTGCTGCAACAATCAATGCATTGGCTGCAGCCTCCTCTGCCGCATCCTTCGTAGTCGATGCTAATCCTGTGGCCTCAAGGAGAGCCAAATCATCAATCTGACCTACTAACGGAACAATCACACAACCTGTCGCCACATACAGACCATCAAGCATGCGAAATGAATAAGAAGGACTTGATCCTCCCAAAACTTCCACCACAACATTCAGAATCACATGATAGGAGACGTGCGCAACAGCAATTCCTACACCGATAAAGAATAAGATCGCTAATAGATCAAATAAGAGCACAAGATCATAGTGTTTCACCTTGTGATTGCTGACCCCACCGGCTGCTGCACGAGCCAGGAATCATCGTCATGGCTTCACCACTCTGCCTTTCAGCGCTGCTGTTTTTCACGAAGGACAATGGCAGCGAGCGATGCTGGCCCAGTTGAGCAGCAGACTCCATTAATATGCAGCGCCTGCCTTGGCTCCAACGAAACCAACTGCAGGAACCGACCTGCCCGCCTTGGCTGCAACGAAAACTGGTACCCAGAACCGACCTCTTCCAAACAATTCAGCCCATAGTCCATAGATACTATTCAAGCCCACAGGAGACACTCCAACCGTGAAAAAAAATGGTCCAGCTCAAGAAAAAGGCCAGTACCAGGCCTGTAGTTTCTCATCCATTCCTCCACACGGGCGCAGCGTTATCGCGCAATTTGCCTAGTTTTACATATGCATGGTGAACCAGGCCCACGTATACCAGTGGATTTATTACTGAAGAGTTAGGGTAGCCGCAACGGTTATCGACACTTACTCTC is drawn from Panicum virgatum strain AP13 chromosome 1N, P.virgatum_v5, whole genome shotgun sequence and contains these coding sequences:
- the LOC120655826 gene encoding uncharacterized protein LOC120655826, with product MADWGPVVVGVVLFVLLSPGLLCELPGTHRHVDFGGFHTNGKAIFVHTLIFFAAFTILTLALHVHIYAG